The following are encoded together in the Methanosarcina flavescens genome:
- a CDS encoding protoporphyrinogen/coproporphyrinogen oxidase: protein MKKYDVIIVGAGISGLLAALTLSKHGKKVLVLEKRQHLGGNCNSYMVDGYQVDTGAHAITHLTEGPLKRLMDNYFDFLPVFEDYGNYYVRTENALVKVPSNLKDFVTFDVLPRKDRVLLSQTLTKALTLSSFGIDLSDKSVYDFLPKGLSKETYDFVDTISAFLSGRSMKETSAQRVLSGSSFVRDSITQEQFDAMIGRLEPKKRQSTESILASILPSHLHASLQARMTKVTQPFTSLERLATNEVNYSQGYPRKGLKALLNAILYSLPETVEIKKECEVKSILIQDEKVSGVEADEIYVSDLVIYTGFATELPRLIKDLPREYIENLEGIVHSKSLTIWLGLERELPEFNYTGSEIWFKDFAYWAMPISNYDPSLAPKDKQLIGFSFVIDENKSEEKELKKAYEMIFRAHPDLEKHIEMQHEQIMIPEKAAVTINGKFADIRTPVKNLYIAGTDTDKRSMGITRASYSIIELLKILNEDGNLH, encoded by the coding sequence ATGAAAAAATACGATGTAATTATTGTCGGGGCGGGGATAAGCGGGCTTCTGGCGGCGCTGACGCTTTCAAAGCATGGGAAAAAGGTCCTTGTTCTTGAAAAAAGACAGCATCTGGGTGGAAACTGCAACAGCTACATGGTAGACGGCTATCAGGTGGACACTGGAGCACACGCGATAACTCATCTGACTGAAGGACCTCTTAAAAGGCTGATGGATAACTACTTTGATTTTTTGCCTGTATTCGAGGACTACGGAAATTACTATGTCAGGACTGAAAACGCACTTGTTAAGGTTCCTTCTAACCTTAAAGATTTCGTAACTTTTGATGTGCTTCCGAGAAAGGATAGAGTCCTGCTTTCACAAACCCTGACAAAAGCTCTTACCCTTTCTTCATTCGGGATAGACCTTTCTGACAAGTCAGTGTATGATTTCCTGCCTAAAGGCCTTTCAAAGGAAACTTATGATTTCGTGGATACGATATCGGCTTTCCTATCAGGCCGGTCAATGAAAGAAACCTCTGCCCAGCGAGTTCTGTCAGGAAGCAGCTTTGTCAGGGACAGCATTACCCAGGAACAATTTGATGCGATGATCGGCAGACTGGAACCAAAAAAACGGCAATCAACGGAGTCCATCCTTGCCTCGATCCTTCCATCTCATCTTCACGCTTCCCTGCAGGCCAGAATGACCAAGGTTACCCAGCCTTTTACTTCCCTGGAGAGACTTGCAACGAATGAGGTGAACTACTCTCAGGGCTACCCAAGAAAAGGCTTAAAAGCCTTGCTCAACGCCATTCTTTATTCTCTGCCCGAGACCGTAGAGATCAAAAAAGAATGTGAGGTCAAATCCATCCTTATACAGGACGAAAAAGTTTCAGGCGTGGAAGCCGACGAAATTTATGTATCTGACCTTGTTATTTATACAGGCTTTGCAACCGAGCTTCCCAGACTTATAAAAGATCTCCCCCGAGAGTATATTGAAAATCTGGAAGGTATAGTCCACAGCAAAAGCCTGACCATCTGGTTGGGACTGGAAAGAGAGCTTCCCGAGTTCAATTACACAGGTTCAGAAATCTGGTTCAAAGATTTTGCTTACTGGGCAATGCCTATCAGTAACTATGACCCTTCGCTTGCCCCCAAGGATAAACAGCTTATAGGCTTTTCTTTCGTTATCGATGAGAATAAAAGCGAGGAGAAGGAGCTTAAGAAGGCTTACGAAATGATTTTCCGTGCCCATCCTGATCTGGAGAAGCATATAGAGATGCAGCACGAACAGATAATGATCCCGGAGAAAGCCGCAGTCACAATTAATGGGAAATTCGCAGATATTCGGACTCCGGTTAAAAATCTCTATATTGCAGGCACAGATACTGATAAGCGCAGCATGGGGATTACCCGGGCCTCGTACTCGATCATCGAGCTTTTAAAGATCCTTAATGAGGACGGAAACCTTCATTAA
- a CDS encoding flavodoxin family protein: protein MKIVGIQSSPRGEQSNTLKLVNAALDGAAEAGAEVESIDIAKMEINYCTACNSCHKTGVCTIKDDFEPVLEKLLAADGIVLSSPNYITNVTAQLKTLFDRSPLVVHEQLFDGKYGLSLTTAGSGEIDFVLGIMDNYIVQCGGKAIGGVGCAMSEGPSEMEEAIIKSREMGKDLVKAIKEKWQYPEQEARQQAWRERFKYVILANKEDWTHNCDYWMEKGWLKE from the coding sequence ATGAAGATAGTTGGGATACAGTCAAGCCCAAGAGGCGAGCAGAGCAACACTTTGAAACTTGTAAACGCCGCTCTTGATGGAGCCGCAGAAGCAGGAGCAGAGGTCGAATCAATTGATATTGCGAAAATGGAGATTAATTACTGCACTGCATGCAATTCCTGCCATAAGACTGGAGTATGCACAATAAAAGACGACTTCGAGCCTGTACTGGAAAAGTTACTGGCTGCCGACGGCATAGTTTTGAGCAGCCCCAATTACATAACGAATGTGACAGCCCAGCTAAAGACCCTGTTTGATAGAAGCCCGCTTGTTGTCCACGAACAACTCTTTGACGGAAAATACGGCCTTTCCTTAACAACCGCAGGCAGCGGTGAAATCGATTTTGTGCTTGGTATAATGGATAATTATATAGTGCAGTGCGGAGGCAAAGCCATAGGGGGAGTGGGCTGTGCAATGTCAGAAGGTCCTTCGGAAATGGAGGAAGCTATTATAAAATCGCGTGAAATGGGTAAAGATCTTGTTAAAGCGATAAAGGAAAAGTGGCAATATCCTGAACAGGAAGCAAGACAGCAAGCCTGGAGGGAGCGGTTCAAATACGTCATTCTTGCCAACAAAGAGGACTGGACACATAATTGTGACTACTGGATGGAGAAAGGCTGGTTAAAAGAATAA
- a CDS encoding NosD domain-containing protein, with amino-acid sequence MKGELVQIILIIFLIMLGTAVTQGDASVIIVNNSGEGNYTSIQEAVRNAQHGDTILVSPGVYRENIKVDKELTILSYSTLSGSQTNRTYVIGAMPGNAVFNISTDNVTIEGFHIAGDPSGTDKYGNAGFYLESVRNCSLRNNTLMLNDLGIVLKNSQGNYLEGNLVSLGSKGITLDNSEDNVLSDNLVLRNDQGVSLNNSFNNTLINNTADSNEIGIFLKMSQGNELAYNLVLKNKYGIRGHSAGTNILTSNNLYLNDVGVHLSDSSNNSLYGNEFINVANAIDEGRNIWNSSSAGNFWDNHERTEADENGIIGTPYVINRTRGTADYMPLVNRLSSDDSSQNRNIKDNTLSILFNKKYPPIFPRTREKGIVIETIELEQINKSLDEGPVFLRLGAEWCSACQSMRPILDELAAEYGENATIMSININQNIQLATYFDVGYIPDSTVIMGIENGKYIYMQPDGNITTDRVSARIVGLQNKDEYEKVLKHALAYEEKRKTV; translated from the coding sequence ATGAAAGGCGAGTTAGTTCAGATTATTCTCATAATTTTTCTTATTATGCTTGGGACAGCCGTAACCCAGGGTGATGCTTCTGTTATTATAGTAAATAACAGTGGGGAAGGAAACTATACTTCGATCCAGGAAGCTGTCAGGAATGCACAGCACGGAGATACAATTCTTGTAAGCCCTGGAGTATACAGGGAAAATATAAAAGTAGATAAGGAGCTCACAATTCTCTCATATTCTACTCTTTCAGGCAGCCAGACTAACCGTACCTATGTTATAGGCGCAATGCCTGGCAATGCTGTCTTCAATATCAGCACAGACAACGTGACAATAGAAGGTTTTCATATTGCAGGAGATCCTTCTGGTACGGATAAGTACGGAAATGCAGGGTTTTACCTTGAAAGTGTGCGGAACTGTTCATTACGCAATAACACGCTGATGCTTAATGATCTGGGCATTGTTCTCAAGAATTCTCAGGGCAACTATCTTGAAGGAAACCTTGTAAGTCTTGGAAGTAAGGGAATTACACTTGACAATTCTGAGGATAATGTACTGTCAGATAATCTGGTATTGAGAAACGACCAGGGAGTTTCGTTGAACAATTCCTTTAACAATACTCTTATTAACAATACTGCAGATTCAAACGAAATAGGTATCTTCCTGAAAATGTCACAGGGGAATGAACTTGCTTACAATCTCGTTTTGAAAAATAAATACGGAATTCGGGGTCATTCGGCAGGGACAAATATTCTGACCAGTAATAATCTGTACCTCAACGACGTTGGAGTACATCTTAGCGATTCATCTAACAATTCACTCTATGGGAATGAATTTATTAATGTGGCCAATGCCATAGATGAAGGAAGGAATATCTGGAACAGCAGTTCGGCAGGTAATTTCTGGGATAATCATGAGAGGACAGAAGCTGATGAAAACGGCATAATAGGCACTCCCTATGTTATTAACAGGACTAGAGGGACTGCAGACTATATGCCTCTGGTAAACAGGCTTTCATCAGATGACAGCTCACAGAATCGGAACATCAAAGATAATACATTATCTATCCTGTTTAATAAGAAATACCCTCCGATTTTCCCGCGTACCCGGGAAAAAGGAATTGTTATCGAGACGATTGAACTTGAGCAGATAAACAAATCCCTTGATGAAGGACCGGTTTTTTTGAGACTCGGAGCTGAATGGTGCAGCGCCTGCCAGTCCATGAGACCTATCCTTGATGAGCTGGCAGCCGAGTACGGAGAAAATGCAACGATTATGTCTATAAACATAAACCAGAACATCCAGCTTGCGACCTATTTTGATGTCGGCTATATCCCTGACTCTACCGTAATTATGGGCATTGAGAATGGAAAGTACATTTATATGCAGCCAGATGGGAATATAACCACAGACAGAGTCAGCGCAAGAATTGTAGGATTACAGAATAAGGATGAATATGAAAAAGTTCTGAAACACGCCCTTGCCTATGAAGAAAAAAGAAAAACCGTATAA
- a CDS encoding ferritin family protein: MLSKIPVDIKSISEGDIDKEIIRAAIVAEIDAINLYEQMANLTKNTYVKAVLMDVAKEEKTHIGEFQALLLQFDPQHKKEVEAGARDAEEVLSK; encoded by the coding sequence TTGTTATCCAAAATACCTGTCGATATTAAAAGCATATCTGAAGGAGATATCGATAAAGAGATCATCAGAGCCGCGATTGTCGCCGAAATTGATGCTATAAACCTTTATGAACAGATGGCAAACTTAACAAAAAATACGTATGTAAAAGCTGTCCTCATGGATGTAGCAAAAGAGGAAAAAACACACATCGGAGAGTTTCAGGCCCTTTTACTCCAGTTTGATCCTCAACACAAGAAGGAAGTTGAAGCCGGAGCCAGAGATGCTGAAGAAGTACTGTCTAAATAA
- a CDS encoding PQQ-dependent sugar dehydrogenase — MKGSKIIFGVFAAIVLIFAAYAALRTVPIGECRENGEWLKCIELPPGFSIDYYAQDVENARQMAVSPNGTLFVGSRDAGKVYAIPDRNNDSKADNVIVLAEGLDSPNGVAFRNGSLYVAEISRITRYDNIEARLENPPEPVVVNDSFPSDRRHGVRYIEFGPDGKLYVPVGVPCNICNKEREDERYGTITRMEPDGSQFEIFAKGIRNTVGYDWNPDTEELWFTDNGRDGLGDNIPPDELNLAPEKGMNFGYPYCHGGDIPDPEFGKLRNCSEFTPPEIKLGPHVAALGMTFYTGTMFPEEYRNQIFIAEHGSWDRTVPIGYRVTLVRLENSTPVSYEPFADGWLQGLAAWGRPVDVLVMPDGALLVSDDKNNAIYRISYG; from the coding sequence ATGAAAGGATCAAAGATAATATTTGGGGTTTTTGCTGCGATTGTACTTATTTTCGCAGCTTACGCCGCCCTCAGAACCGTACCTATTGGGGAATGTCGTGAGAACGGAGAATGGCTGAAATGCATAGAGCTTCCGCCTGGTTTTTCTATTGATTATTACGCACAGGATGTAGAGAATGCAAGACAAATGGCTGTGAGCCCGAACGGTACGCTTTTTGTCGGAAGTCGGGATGCGGGAAAAGTTTACGCAATCCCTGACCGGAACAATGATAGCAAAGCCGATAATGTAATTGTGCTTGCTGAGGGTCTGGATTCGCCAAATGGAGTGGCATTCAGGAACGGCTCGTTATATGTCGCTGAGATATCCCGGATAACCAGGTATGATAATATCGAAGCAAGGCTTGAAAATCCGCCCGAACCCGTTGTAGTTAATGATAGTTTTCCGTCCGACCGCCGTCACGGCGTGAGATATATCGAATTTGGACCTGATGGAAAGTTATATGTGCCTGTAGGAGTGCCATGCAACATTTGTAATAAGGAAAGGGAAGACGAGCGGTACGGAACAATCACAAGAATGGAACCCGATGGAAGCCAGTTTGAGATCTTTGCAAAAGGTATAAGGAATACCGTCGGTTATGACTGGAACCCCGATACTGAAGAATTATGGTTCACTGATAATGGAAGGGACGGTCTTGGGGATAACATACCTCCGGATGAACTCAACCTGGCACCTGAGAAGGGAATGAATTTTGGTTACCCCTATTGTCACGGGGGAGATATTCCTGATCCGGAATTTGGGAAACTCAGGAACTGTTCGGAGTTCACACCACCCGAGATTAAACTGGGCCCACATGTGGCTGCGCTTGGTATGACCTTTTACACAGGTACAATGTTTCCTGAAGAGTACAGGAACCAGATATTTATTGCCGAACATGGTTCATGGGATAGAACAGTTCCAATAGGATATAGGGTTACTCTTGTCAGGTTGGAGAATAGTACGCCTGTCAGTTACGAGCCCTTTGCTGATGGATGGCTCCAGGGGCTTGCAGCCTGGGGAAGACCTGTGGACGTCCTTGTAATGCCTGATGGAGCCTTGCTTGTCTCGGATGATAAGAATAACGCAATTTACAGGATCAGCTATGGCTGA
- a CDS encoding DUF169 domain-containing protein: MLRPEELGKKLTEAGRLKLRPLCVYGTDEIPEGAVPSYTVDRCVAKAVYISAFFKETPPLYIEAGHEQCCAGGLVWTGLAEPHPKLKYFVTVGTPDFHGGVAEHLKATPELFDELMERAGKILPHGKYTVIAPCTGEIEPDIVRSYIVFAGAEQIRNLCGLAQFSSSDPFFKTIIPGGPTCATMITFPAGMAENAPKDSVFVGPVDPTGNSWLPPELMIMGIPSGLAQQMGADLEESFICKRSKIAYPEKRTGISKPEVKNM; the protein is encoded by the coding sequence ATGTTAAGGCCTGAAGAACTGGGAAAAAAGCTTACAGAAGCCGGCAGGTTGAAATTACGCCCATTATGTGTTTACGGGACGGATGAGATCCCCGAAGGAGCTGTCCCATCATACACTGTAGACCGATGTGTAGCAAAGGCGGTTTATATTTCCGCTTTCTTTAAAGAGACGCCTCCCCTCTATATTGAGGCAGGTCACGAGCAGTGCTGCGCTGGTGGACTGGTATGGACTGGACTCGCAGAACCGCATCCAAAACTTAAGTACTTCGTGACTGTGGGCACGCCAGATTTCCATGGAGGCGTTGCTGAACATTTAAAGGCAACTCCTGAGCTGTTCGATGAACTGATGGAGCGAGCAGGAAAAATTCTTCCGCACGGCAAATACACGGTCATTGCTCCGTGTACTGGCGAGATCGAACCTGACATTGTCAGATCATATATTGTCTTTGCAGGCGCAGAGCAGATAAGGAACCTTTGCGGGCTGGCTCAATTCAGCAGTTCTGATCCCTTCTTTAAAACCATAATCCCAGGTGGGCCAACCTGTGCTACCATGATTACTTTCCCGGCTGGCATGGCTGAAAATGCGCCGAAAGACTCAGTTTTTGTCGGGCCTGTCGACCCAACCGGGAATTCCTGGCTGCCTCCGGAATTGATGATAATGGGCATTCCTTCGGGGCTGGCACAGCAGATGGGAGCCGACCTGGAAGAGTCCTTTATCTGCAAGCGGAGCAAGATAGCGTATCCTGAGAAGCGTACAGGTATAAGCAAGCCGGAAGTTAAAAATATGTAA
- a CDS encoding inositol-3-phosphate synthase — protein MYFKARSILFYFELIGGVPAAGKDRIRIAIAGVGNCASSLLQGIEYYRKKKDKGSLGLMHWNLGGYLPYEIEVAAAFDIDRRKVGKDVSEAIFSLPNCTKVFCPNIPQAGTKVKAGRVLDGCSEHLADYPEECRFLPVEGEGATKEEIVSALKDAGAEILLNYMPVGSEQAARFYAECALEAGCAFINNMPVFIASDPEWARRFEERKLPIIGDDIKSQLGATIVHRTLADLFKKRGVKLERTYQLNTGGNTDFLNMLNRDRLASKRESKTEAVQSVLETRLENGNIHVGPSDYISWQKDNKVCFLRMEGKLFGDVPMNLELRLSVEDSPNSAGVVIDAIRCCKLALNRGIGGVLYPPSAYFMKHPPEQYPDTEACRMTEEFIAGNF, from the coding sequence GTGTATTTTAAAGCAAGATCTATATTATTCTATTTTGAGCTTATTGGGGGAGTACCAGCGGCAGGTAAAGACAGGATAAGAATTGCCATTGCGGGAGTGGGGAACTGTGCAAGTTCACTTCTGCAGGGTATCGAATACTACCGGAAAAAAAAGGACAAGGGTTCTTTAGGCCTGATGCATTGGAATCTTGGTGGCTACTTGCCGTATGAGATCGAGGTGGCAGCAGCTTTTGATATCGACCGGAGAAAGGTCGGAAAAGATGTATCAGAAGCTATATTTTCGCTTCCTAACTGCACAAAAGTTTTCTGTCCGAATATTCCGCAGGCAGGGACGAAGGTGAAAGCCGGAAGGGTTCTGGATGGCTGTTCCGAACACCTTGCAGATTATCCTGAAGAATGCAGATTTTTGCCGGTAGAGGGCGAAGGTGCGACAAAAGAGGAAATCGTATCTGCCCTGAAAGACGCGGGAGCTGAGATTCTCCTGAATTATATGCCTGTAGGTTCTGAACAGGCCGCCCGATTCTATGCCGAATGTGCGCTTGAGGCAGGCTGCGCTTTTATCAACAACATGCCTGTGTTTATTGCAAGTGATCCTGAGTGGGCAAGACGTTTCGAAGAGAGGAAGCTTCCTATCATAGGGGATGATATTAAATCCCAGTTGGGAGCGACCATTGTTCACAGGACACTTGCTGACCTCTTCAAGAAACGGGGAGTAAAACTGGAGAGAACTTACCAGCTTAATACCGGAGGAAATACCGATTTTCTTAACATGCTTAACAGGGATAGGCTTGCCTCCAAGAGAGAATCGAAGACTGAAGCCGTCCAGTCCGTACTCGAAACCAGGCTTGAGAACGGAAATATCCACGTAGGCCCCAGCGATTACATTTCGTGGCAGAAAGACAATAAGGTATGTTTCCTGAGAATGGAAGGAAAACTCTTCGGTGATGTGCCCATGAACCTTGAGCTCAGGCTTTCGGTTGAGGACTCCCCTAACTCGGCAGGCGTGGTGATAGACGCCATTCGATGCTGCAAGCTTGCTCTTAACCGCGGAATAGGAGGAGTCCTCTATCCGCCTTCGGCGTACTTTATGAAACATCCGCCTGAACAGTATCCCGATACTGAAGCATGTCGCATGACTGAAGAGTTCATTGCCGGAAACTTCTGA
- a CDS encoding MBL fold metallo-hydrolase, translating into MREKILSAFGEATDVVISHFHGDHMPMRAEDPYQLPMEALPSLDGIHFWCKGPTKISALSSKRRRELSDFLGFPLPASEGKKSGSMEFSPPAPHGAREKGFGTVMMTRICEGDEVFVHSSDIQLLHREAVLKVLAWEPTIVFASGPPIYLSHRVPEAGKEASENALLLAKHVDTLILDHHLLRSFEGYSWLKELDGKVENQVLCAAEFMGKAPELLEAQRKALYEKKPVLSGWHEAYACGKAGFEEYL; encoded by the coding sequence ATAAGGGAAAAGATTCTCTCTGCATTTGGAGAGGCTACGGACGTTGTTATCAGCCACTTTCACGGGGACCATATGCCAATGAGGGCTGAAGACCCGTATCAGCTGCCAATGGAAGCCCTCCCTTCCCTTGACGGGATACATTTCTGGTGTAAAGGCCCGACAAAAATCTCAGCTCTCTCTTCAAAGCGGAGACGTGAACTTTCGGATTTTCTGGGTTTTCCTCTTCCTGCTTCGGAAGGCAAAAAGTCTGGCAGTATGGAGTTCTCTCCTCCTGCTCCACACGGGGCAAGGGAAAAGGGCTTTGGAACTGTAATGATGACCCGGATCTGCGAGGGAGATGAGGTTTTTGTCCATAGTTCCGATATCCAGCTTCTGCATAGGGAAGCGGTACTTAAAGTACTCGCCTGGGAACCCACAATTGTTTTTGCCTCAGGCCCTCCTATTTATCTTTCACATCGCGTGCCTGAAGCCGGAAAAGAAGCCTCTGAAAATGCTCTCCTTCTGGCAAAGCACGTAGATACCCTGATTCTGGACCATCATCTGCTCAGATCTTTTGAAGGGTATAGCTGGCTAAAAGAGCTTGATGGAAAAGTTGAAAACCAAGTCCTATGCGCTGCAGAGTTTATGGGAAAAGCCCCTGAGCTTCTTGAAGCCCAGAGAAAAGCCCTTTATGAAAAAAAGCCTGTACTCTCAGGCTGGCATGAAGCCTATGCCTGTGGTAAGGCAGGTTTTGAGGAATATCTCTGA
- the dinB gene encoding DNA polymerase IV: protein MPASSSKINVPERRITFHVDMDSFFASVEVRERPELKGLPVVVGSDPKGGSGRGVVSTCSYEARKYGIHSAMPISQAYRLCPDAVFLPVNMKLYAGVSAKVMELLKGFADRLQQVSVDEAYLVPGPEIRNFEEAAMYALRIKDEVQKQEGITCSVGIGPNKLIAKIASGFQKPDGLTVVRSGDVREFLFPLPVSKIPGIGKKTAETLKIMGITRVEELASCDVQFLLEKFGKMGLRMKQLANGLDFEEVRENKSIKSISRHGTFAEDTNDPVKITGSLDLLIESVHRSLLKHRFLFRTVTLTVRFEDFSTYTRSKTIPIWTSDLFVMKRIAMQLLSEFIGNRKLRLVGIGVAKLRERDEKQTLITDF from the coding sequence ATGCCTGCCTCCAGTTCGAAAATAAATGTTCCGGAAAGGCGAATAACCTTCCACGTGGATATGGATAGCTTTTTTGCATCAGTAGAGGTCAGGGAAAGGCCGGAACTCAAAGGGCTGCCTGTAGTTGTGGGCTCTGACCCGAAAGGGGGTTCTGGAAGAGGTGTTGTAAGCACATGCTCGTATGAGGCGCGAAAATACGGGATTCATTCTGCAATGCCGATCTCACAGGCTTACAGGCTCTGTCCGGATGCGGTCTTTTTGCCTGTGAACATGAAACTGTACGCAGGTGTTTCTGCAAAGGTGATGGAGCTTTTAAAGGGGTTTGCAGACAGGCTCCAGCAGGTCAGTGTGGATGAAGCCTATCTTGTGCCGGGCCCCGAGATCAGGAATTTTGAAGAAGCTGCTATGTATGCCCTAAGGATAAAGGATGAAGTCCAGAAGCAAGAAGGAATTACCTGCTCAGTAGGGATCGGGCCGAACAAGCTTATAGCTAAAATTGCGTCCGGTTTCCAGAAGCCTGACGGGCTTACCGTTGTCAGGTCCGGAGATGTAAGGGAATTTCTTTTCCCACTGCCTGTCTCAAAAATTCCCGGAATAGGGAAAAAAACCGCTGAGACCTTGAAAATAATGGGAATTACCAGAGTAGAAGAACTTGCAAGCTGTGACGTGCAGTTCCTATTGGAGAAATTCGGGAAAATGGGACTTCGCATGAAGCAACTTGCAAACGGACTAGATTTTGAGGAGGTCCGGGAAAACAAAAGTATAAAATCCATAAGCAGGCACGGAACCTTTGCCGAGGATACAAATGACCCTGTAAAAATCACCGGGTCTCTGGACCTCCTTATAGAAAGCGTGCACAGATCCCTCCTGAAACACCGTTTCCTTTTCAGAACCGTAACCCTTACCGTACGCTTTGAAGACTTCTCCACCTACACCCGCTCAAAAACCATCCCAATCTGGACCTCAGACCTTTTTGTGATGAAAAGAATCGCCATGCAGCTTCTCTCAGAATTCATAGGAAACCGAAAACTCAGGCTTGTAGGCATAGGCGTTGCAAAGCTCCGCGAAAGAGACGAAAAGCAAACCCTGATTACAGATTTCTAA
- a CDS encoding AI-2E family transporter: MSENLFSKGFIENRYGGVIDWRNGRSTTILVRHCAGYGSAYTFYNRRSNLDPMKENLKMALALLIIVVLTVIIIYATFPYLNYIFGALILFTIFRPLYQFLVKKARIRKQIAAVLVIIVSIFVVLIPFYFLLSMIVSEIQQLILNQESIIASIESGAVFATNFLSGLNIPFDIFQTKIEEKAMELASQAVNYTSLFILGSIQSLSHQSIGLLIMYFLLYYLFTGEDSDFMRQVTVAVPFNEENTATLLNEFRRMVRTTLTASGAVALAQGGVLTIAFLIFNIQGAFLWGAIAAILSFLPLVGAAFVWIPAVIVQLFQADYTAAIGILAAGLFISVLDNFLRPIVQKTVGKIHPLLSLLGIVIGVSLFGLIGIVIGPLLLSYFILTVQMFSREYLS, encoded by the coding sequence TTGAGCGAAAACCTTTTCTCAAAAGGTTTTATCGAAAACCGGTATGGCGGCGTGATCGACTGGCGCAACGGTCGCAGCACAACGATTTTGGTCAGGCATTGCGCAGGTTATGGATCGGCATATACATTTTATAATAGAAGATCCAATCTAGATCCAATGAAAGAGAATCTAAAGATGGCTCTGGCTCTTCTCATAATTGTTGTTCTGACTGTGATCATTATTTACGCTACATTCCCGTATCTAAACTATATTTTCGGAGCCCTCATCCTTTTCACAATATTCCGACCTCTTTATCAGTTTCTCGTAAAAAAAGCCAGGATTCGGAAGCAAATTGCAGCCGTACTGGTGATAATAGTTTCCATCTTTGTTGTACTGATTCCTTTTTACTTCCTTCTGAGTATGATTGTCAGCGAAATCCAGCAGCTTATACTTAATCAGGAATCCATTATTGCGTCTATTGAATCTGGAGCTGTCTTTGCAACTAATTTTCTATCAGGGCTGAATATTCCTTTTGATATATTCCAGACCAAAATAGAAGAAAAAGCAATGGAGCTTGCCTCACAGGCTGTCAATTACACGAGCCTGTTTATTCTGGGCTCAATCCAGAGCCTGAGCCACCAGTCCATTGGGTTATTGATAATGTACTTTCTACTTTACTATCTTTTTACCGGGGAAGATTCGGACTTTATGCGCCAAGTCACAGTTGCAGTCCCTTTCAATGAAGAAAACACAGCCACTCTGCTGAACGAGTTCAGGAGAATGGTCCGGACAACTCTTACAGCTAGCGGGGCAGTTGCCCTTGCCCAGGGTGGAGTGCTGACAATCGCATTTCTCATCTTCAATATCCAGGGAGCTTTTCTCTGGGGCGCGATTGCAGCTATTCTGTCCTTTCTACCTCTTGTCGGAGCAGCTTTTGTCTGGATTCCTGCAGTTATTGTCCAGCTATTCCAGGCCGACTATACGGCGGCGATCGGTATACTTGCAGCAGGACTCTTTATAAGTGTACTTGATAACTTCCTGAGACCCATCGTCCAGAAGACTGTTGGAAAAATCCATCCTCTTCTGTCCCTGCTCGGAATTGTAATAGGGGTGTCACTCTTCGGGCTGATAGGAATCGTTATAGGTCCCCTCCTGCTCTCCTACTTTATTCTGACCGTACAGATGTTTTCCAGAGAGTATCTTTCCTGA